One window from the genome of Oryctolagus cuniculus chromosome 1, mOryCun1.1, whole genome shotgun sequence encodes:
- the NAIF1 gene encoding nuclear apoptosis-inducing factor 1 yields the protein MAVPAKKRKMNFSEREVEIIVEELELKKHLLVNHFNAGVPLAAKSAAWHGILRRVNAVATCRRELPEVKKKWSDLKTEVRRKVAQVRAAVEGGEAPGPTEEDGAGGPGTGGAGGGGGPAVAPVLLTPMQQRICNLLGEATIISLPSATEIHPVALGPTATAAAATVTLTQIPTETTYHTLEEGVVEYCTAEAPPALPAEAPVEMMAQHADTPVKPQALKSRIALNSAKLIQEQRVTNLHVKEIAQHLEQQNDLLQMIRRSQEVQACAQERQAQAMEGTQAALSVLIQVLRPMIKDFRRYLQSNTPSPASASEPGQVAQNGQPDSIMQ from the exons ctggagctgaagaaGCACCTGCTGGTGAACCACTTCAACGCTGGGGTCCCTCTGGCCGCCAAGAGCGCGGCCTGGCACGGCATCCTGAGGAGGGTCAACGCCGTGGCCACCTGCCGGAGGGAGCTGCCTGAGGTCAAGAAGAAGTGGTCAGACCTCAAGACCGAGGTCCGGCGCAAGGTCGCCCAGGTCCGGGCCGCCGTGGAAGGTGGCGAGGCCCCGGGGCCCACTGAGGAGGATGGCGCCGGTGGGCCAGGGACAGGTGGTGCCGGTGGCGGCGGTGGCCCGGCGGTAGCCCCCGTGCTCCTGACCCCCATGCAACAGCGCATCTGCAACCTGCTGGGCGAGGCCACCATCATCAGCCTGCCCAGTGCCACAGAGATCCACCCCGTGGCCCTCGGACCCACGGCCACTGCAGCCGCGGCCACGGTCACCCTGACACAGA TCCCCACAGAGACCACCTACCACACGCTGGAGGAGGGCGTGGTGGAGTACTGCACGGCTGAggcgcccccagccctgccggccGAGGCGCCCGTGGAGATGATGGCCCAGCACGCGGACACGCCCGTCAAGCCGCAGGCACTCAAGAGTCGCATCGCCCTCAACTCGGCCAAGCTCATCCAGGAGCAGCGGGTCACCAACCTGCACGTGAAGGAGATCGCCCAGCACCTGGAGCAGCAGAACGACCTGCTGCAGATGATCCGCCGCTCCCAGGAGGTGCAGGCCTGTGCCCAGGAGCgccaggcccaggccatggagggcaccCAGGCGGCCCTGAGCGTGCTCATCCAGGTCCTCCGGCCCATGATCAAAGATTTCCGCCGCTACCTGCAGAGTAACACGCCCAGCCCGGCCTCCGCCTCTGAGCCCGGACAGGTGGCCCAGAACGGGCAGCCGGACAGCATCATGCAGTGA